In Brettanomyces nanus chromosome 3, complete sequence, a single genomic region encodes these proteins:
- the RPL21B gene encoding 60S ribosomal protein L21B (BUSCO:EOG0934462H), with translation MGKSHGLRSRTRYAFSRDYKKHGGLPMSTYLKVYRVGDIVDIKVNGSIQKGMPFKFYHGRTGIVYNVTKSAVGIIVNKIVGNRYLEKRINVKIEHVKHSKCRAEFLERVKENAAKRIEAKTAGKTVQLKRKPAPPRGSKVVTGVPTTLAPVAYETYI, from the exons ATGGGTAAAAG TCACGGTTTAAGATCAAGAACTCGTTACGCATTCAGTCGTGACTACAAGAAGCATGGTGGACTTCCAATGTCCACCTACTTGAAGGTCTACAGAGTTGGTGATATCGTTGATATCAAGGTGAACGGTTCTATCCAAAAGGGTATGCCATTCAAGTTCTATCACGGCAGAACCGGTATTGTGTACAATGTCACAAAGTCCGCTGTTGGAATTATTGTTAACAAGATTGTTGGTAACAGATATCTCGAAAAGAGAATCAACGTCAAGATTGAGCATGTTAAGCACTCCAAATGTAGAGCTGAGTTTTTGGAGAGAGTCAAGGAGAATGCTGCTAAGAGAATCGAGGCTAAGACTGCCGGAAAAACCGTTCAGCTTAAGAGAAAACCTGCTCCACCAAGAGGTTCTAAGGTTGTCACGGGTGTTCCAACCACTTTGGCTCCTGTTGCTTACGAGACCTACATTTAA
- the RPS9B gene encoding ribosomal 40S subunit protein S9B (BUSCO:EOG09343Z78): protein MPRAPRNYSKTYSVPKRPFEIARLDAELKLCGEYGLKTKHEIYRIGYQLSKIRRAARDLLTRDEKDPKRLFEGNALIRRLVRVGILPEDKMKLDYVLSLKIEDFLERRLQTQVFKLGLAKSVHHARILIKQRHIAVGKQLVSIPSYMVRLDSQKHIDFAATSPYGGGRAGRVKRRSEKAKADAAKAEEEGADKE, encoded by the coding sequence ATGCCAAGAGCTCCAAGAAACTACTCTAAGACCTACTCGGTTCCAAAGAGACCTTTCGAAATCGCAAGATTGGACGCAGAATTGAAGTTGTGCGGTGAGTACGGTTTGAAGACTAAGCATGAAATCTATAGAATTGGATACCAGCTTTCCAAGATTAGAAGAGCTGCAAGAGACTTATTAACCAGAGATGAGAaggatccaaagagattgtTTGAGGGTAACGCTTTGATCAGAAGATTGGTTAGGGTTGGTATCTTACCAGAAGACAAGATGAAGTTGGATTACGTTTTGTCCTTGAAGATTGAGGActttttggaaagaagattacAAACTCAAGTGTTCAAATTGGGTTTGGCTAAATCCGTTCATCATGCTAGAATCTTGATTAAACAGAGACATATTGCTGTTGGTAAACAGCTTGTTAGCATCCCATCTTACATGGTTAGATTGGACTCCCAAAAGCACATTGATTTCGCTGCTACTTCTCCTTACGGTGGAGGTAGAGCTGGTAGAGTTAAGAGAAGATCCGAGAAGGCTAAGGCTGACGCCGCTAAGGCTGAGGAGGAAGGTGCTGACAAGGAGTAA
- the ATP4 gene encoding atp4 subunit B of the stator stalk of mitochondrial F1F0 ATP synthase (BUSCO:EOG09343MVB) → MLATRLALRAVKPVVFRSALLVSARPISPIGLRFLATKTPQSDKSPSKVDPKTKASSLIAALPGSNFLTKTGTLATATAATIYAISEGLYVVNDESMLVITFFSFVYLIVKTVVPMYGEFAKNRMAAVTKLLNDARANHVQAVKDRINQVATLKDIVSTTKALFEMSKETAALEAESFELKQKVHVASEAKSVLDSWLRYEAQVRQLQQEQLSSTVIGNVQKNLKDPKLEDRVLAESISEIERLFAKEK, encoded by the coding sequence ATGTTGGCAACTAGATTGGCTCTAAGAGCTGTCAAACCAGTGGTTTTTAGATCGGCCTTATTGGTTTCCGCCAGACCCATCTCCCCCATTGGCCTAAGATTCTTAGCTACCAAGACCCCACAATCTGACAAGTCTCCTTCTAAGGTTGATCCTAAGACTAaggcttcttctctaattgCCGCCCTTCCTGgttccaacttcttgacTAAAACTGGTACTTTGGctactgctactgctgctaCTATCTATGCCATTTCGGAGGGTTTATACGTCGTCAATGATGAAAGTATGTTGGTGatcactttcttttcctttgtctATTTGATTGTCAAGACTGTCGTGCCAATGTATGGAGAATTCGCTAAGAATAGAATGGCTGCAGTTACTAAATTATTGAACGATGCTAGAGCTAATCATGTTCAGGCTGTTAAGGACAGAATAAATCAGGTTGCCACTTTGAAAGACATTGTTTCCACTACCAAGGCTCTCTTTGAGATGTCAAAGGAAACTGCAGCGTTGGAAGCAGAATCATTTGAATTAAAGCAGAAGGTCCATGTCGCTAGTGAGGCCAAGTCTGTCTTGGATTCTTGGCTTAGATACGAGGCCCAGGTGAGACAATTACAACAAGAGCAATTGTCTTCCACTGTTATTGGAAATGTCcaaaagaacttgaaagaTCCTAAACTCGAGGACAGAGTTTTGGCTGAATCCATTTCAGAGATCGAGAGATTGTTCGCCAAGGAAAAATGA